In Opitutus sp. ER46, the following are encoded in one genomic region:
- a CDS encoding sulfatase: MRISPLLLLATLASFLPVSRSAAAAAPAPAPGERMNVLFLIADDMRAELGSYSGRAQTPNLDRLAKQGVVFPRAYCQYPLCNPSRTSMLTGRHTTTTNVYGNRDWFRVTHPEWPSIPSYFRDQGYLTLRTGKIFHGGMDDFTAWTQGGEPHRYGEQKSLANTPRATLSDTDEKQRVAQMVASDVKRAPESDRWEAVEGEAPEKLGDTVVADRAIAYLREYNQKGGQPFFLACGFSKPHSPLVAPKRFFDLYRTEDIALPVDFAPLPTVPAGFPVGSIRPINADLFVRRAATPDEARAMIRAYLACISYVDWNAGRVLAELDALGLRERTIVVFWSDHGYQLGEKGKWSKAGSLWENGTRVPFIIHDPRAKGNGTSSPRVVQAVDIFPTLVELTGLPRPAGIEGRSLSPLLQTPDQDWNHPAFTVWNERNRGITGAVVRTERWRYAEFFGRGAGAMLTDPVNDPAETKNLVTDPQYADIVKELSAKLRAYVADKTELPAQP; the protein is encoded by the coding sequence ATGAGAATTTCACCCCTGCTCCTTCTTGCGACCCTGGCCAGCTTTCTGCCCGTATCTCGCAGCGCGGCCGCCGCCGCGCCCGCACCCGCGCCGGGCGAACGGATGAACGTGCTGTTCCTGATCGCCGACGACATGCGGGCCGAGCTCGGGTCCTACTCCGGCCGCGCGCAGACCCCCAATCTCGACCGCCTCGCGAAACAGGGCGTCGTTTTCCCGCGCGCCTACTGCCAGTACCCGCTGTGCAACCCGTCGCGCACCTCGATGCTCACCGGCCGGCACACGACCACGACGAACGTGTACGGCAATCGCGACTGGTTCCGCGTCACCCACCCCGAGTGGCCCAGCATCCCGAGCTACTTCCGCGACCAGGGCTATCTCACGCTCCGCACCGGCAAGATCTTTCACGGCGGGATGGACGACTTCACCGCGTGGACCCAGGGCGGAGAGCCGCATCGCTACGGCGAACAGAAATCCCTCGCCAACACCCCGCGCGCGACCCTCTCCGATACGGACGAAAAGCAGCGCGTGGCCCAAATGGTCGCCTCCGACGTGAAGCGCGCCCCGGAATCGGATCGTTGGGAAGCGGTCGAAGGCGAGGCCCCCGAAAAGCTCGGCGACACCGTTGTCGCCGATCGCGCGATCGCCTACCTGCGCGAGTATAACCAGAAGGGCGGGCAGCCATTCTTCCTCGCCTGCGGTTTCTCCAAACCGCATAGCCCGCTCGTCGCGCCCAAGCGCTTCTTCGACCTCTACCGCACGGAGGACATCGCGCTTCCGGTCGACTTCGCGCCGCTGCCGACGGTCCCCGCCGGATTTCCGGTCGGCTCGATCCGGCCCATCAACGCCGACCTCTTCGTCCGCCGCGCCGCCACGCCCGACGAAGCCCGCGCCATGATCCGCGCGTATCTCGCCTGCATCTCCTATGTCGACTGGAACGCCGGCCGCGTGCTTGCGGAGCTCGACGCCCTCGGCCTGCGGGAGCGCACCATCGTCGTCTTCTGGAGCGATCACGGCTACCAGCTCGGCGAAAAGGGCAAGTGGTCCAAGGCCGGCTCCCTCTGGGAGAACGGCACCCGGGTCCCGTTCATCATTCACGATCCCCGCGCCAAGGGTAACGGCACGTCGTCCCCGCGCGTCGTGCAGGCCGTCGATATTTTTCCCACGCTGGTCGAACTCACCGGCCTGCCCCGCCCCGCCGGCATCGAGGGTCGCAGCCTTTCCCCGCTCCTGCAGACGCCCGATCAGGACTGGAACCACCCCGCCTTCACCGTCTGGAACGAGCGCAATCGTGGCATCACCGGCGCCGTCGTGCGCACCGAGCGCTGGCGCTACGCCGAGTTCTTCGGCCGCGGCGCCGGCGCCATGCTGACCGACCCGGTCAACGATCCCGCCGAAACGAAGAACCTCGTGACGGACCCGCAGTACGCCGACATCGTCAAGGAGCTCTCCGCCAAGCTGCGCGCGTACGTCGCCGACAAGACCGAGTTGCCCGCGCAACCCTGA
- a CDS encoding quinone-dependent dihydroorotate dehydrogenase, with protein sequence MGIYYEKLIRPVFFRRDPEHAHEQAVAALRRLAAVRPLCRILESMTQLSPAMARPIEVFGLKFPNAVGLGAGFDKNAQAWPALAALGFGHVEVGTITALAQPGNPRPRVFRYPAHEAVINRMGFNNDGAEAIARRFAHLPKPGQRRIPIGINLGKSKVTAIEDAPQDYIKSFSLLADHADYVALNVSSPNTPNLRQLQDESRLRELLAAVTGANRERASQPGKARVPVLLKIAPDLTWPQIDAVLGVIAEYGLDGIIATNTTLARPGFFETVNEAGGLSGAPLRRRSTEIINYISRATRGRLPIIGVGGIVDAASAGEKIDAGATLVQIYTGMIYRGPFFAADLARALRDRHG encoded by the coding sequence ATGGGGATTTACTACGAAAAGCTCATCCGGCCGGTGTTCTTCCGTCGCGATCCTGAACACGCGCACGAGCAGGCGGTGGCCGCCTTGCGCCGGCTGGCGGCGGTGCGACCGCTTTGTCGGATCCTGGAGTCAATGACGCAGCTCTCGCCGGCGATGGCACGACCGATCGAAGTGTTTGGCCTGAAGTTCCCCAACGCGGTTGGCCTGGGCGCGGGTTTCGACAAGAACGCGCAGGCGTGGCCGGCATTGGCGGCCCTCGGTTTCGGCCATGTGGAAGTGGGCACGATCACGGCGCTGGCCCAGCCCGGCAATCCGAGGCCCCGGGTGTTCCGGTATCCGGCGCACGAGGCGGTGATCAACCGGATGGGGTTCAACAATGACGGCGCGGAGGCGATCGCGCGCCGGTTCGCGCACCTGCCCAAGCCCGGGCAGCGGCGGATTCCGATCGGCATCAACCTGGGCAAGTCGAAGGTCACGGCGATCGAGGACGCGCCGCAGGACTATATAAAGAGTTTCAGCCTGTTGGCGGATCACGCGGACTATGTCGCACTGAACGTCTCGAGCCCGAACACGCCGAACCTGCGTCAACTCCAGGACGAGTCGCGGTTGCGCGAGTTGCTGGCCGCGGTGACCGGCGCGAACCGGGAGCGGGCGAGCCAGCCGGGCAAGGCGAGGGTGCCGGTGCTGCTGAAGATCGCGCCGGATCTCACCTGGCCGCAGATCGACGCGGTGCTGGGCGTCATCGCGGAGTATGGCCTCGACGGCATCATCGCGACGAACACGACGCTGGCGCGGCCCGGTTTCTTCGAGACGGTCAACGAAGCGGGCGGCCTGAGCGGCGCGCCCCTGCGGCGGCGCTCGACCGAGATCATCAACTACATCTCGCGGGCGACCCGCGGACGGCTGCCGATCATCGGCGTCGGCGGCATCGTCGATGCGGCGAGCGCGGGGGAGAAGATCGATGCCGGCGCCACGCTGGTCCA
- a CDS encoding polysaccharide biosynthesis/export family protein, giving the protein MHLFTRGLLSCFLALAAFLSGCTTAGVGDPSPAIPVPVTSAQLRPGDSLTVTLQGVPDPTNNAVTIDDKGLITLPFIGAMPAAGLSTAELSQSVRTTYVQRKIYTNVDVSVSVTERFVYVGGEVQHPGRVVWTPDLTAATAIQSAGGFSLYAKESAVTLVRDRAAYVIDIKAAQKNPANDPKLVPGDSLQVPRSPF; this is encoded by the coding sequence ATGCACCTGTTTACCCGCGGACTGCTGAGCTGCTTTCTCGCCCTTGCGGCTTTCCTTTCCGGCTGCACCACCGCGGGCGTCGGCGATCCGTCTCCGGCCATTCCGGTGCCGGTTACGAGCGCCCAACTCCGGCCGGGCGACAGCCTCACGGTCACGCTCCAGGGCGTCCCCGATCCGACCAACAATGCGGTCACGATCGACGACAAGGGCCTGATCACGCTGCCGTTCATCGGCGCCATGCCCGCCGCCGGACTCAGCACCGCCGAACTTTCGCAGAGCGTCCGCACCACCTACGTGCAGCGGAAGATCTACACCAACGTCGACGTGTCAGTCAGCGTCACCGAACGCTTCGTGTACGTCGGCGGCGAGGTGCAGCATCCCGGGCGCGTCGTGTGGACGCCCGACCTCACCGCGGCCACGGCCATTCAGTCCGCCGGCGGCTTCTCCCTCTACGCCAAGGAATCGGCCGTGACCCTGGTCCGCGACCGTGCCGCCTACGTGATCGACATCAAGGCCGCCCAGAAAAATCCCGCGAACGACCCGAAGCTGGTGCCGGGCGACTCGCTTCAGGTACCGCGGTCTCCCTTCTAG
- a CDS encoding ATP-dependent Clp protease adaptor ClpS yields MTSSTHAVPEMETHAELALEGVWRVVVLNDPVNLMSYVVLVFKKVFGFDEQTARRKMLEVHEQGRSIVWSGLREKAEAYVYTLQQWHLTAVLERDETD; encoded by the coding sequence ATGACGAGCAGCACTCACGCCGTTCCCGAGATGGAGACCCACGCCGAGCTGGCGCTCGAGGGCGTGTGGCGCGTCGTCGTGCTCAACGATCCGGTCAACCTGATGTCGTACGTGGTGCTCGTCTTCAAAAAGGTCTTCGGCTTCGACGAGCAGACGGCCCGGCGGAAGATGCTGGAGGTGCACGAGCAGGGCCGGTCGATCGTGTGGAGCGGCCTGCGCGAGAAGGCGGAGGCCTACGTCTATACCTTGCAGCAGTGGCATCTCACCGCCGTCCTGGAGCGCGATGAAACGGATTGA
- the argA gene encoding amino-acid N-acetyltransferase, protein MSNGNGYVSPPTPTSATATTIKPTDLRGILKYVPRFQGQIFILAVDGSIVADENIGNLLVDIAVLRSLGIKVVLVHGIGQQIQELSVARKIPITNTDGTGVTDAATMDLAIRASSRVSHALIEGLTQNGLKCAVTNAVRALPTGIIRGQDLQFTAKVDRIDKDFLLELIAGQVVPVVSPVAFAPDGKSLRINSDLLAAELAEALQATKVIYLMPQAGLDIDGDVPRDISVEALRKILEDAPDRISESTRSKAIHAIKAIETGTPRVHMLDGRIFDGLLNEIFSNEGVGTLVYGNDYQQIRRARKGDVRLIYNLTRNAVRREELIYRTQQAIEKNIDQFFVFEVDENIIACVTLYFYPDKPHMAEIGSLYVMPFYHNRGIGKKMVDYATMIAKDRGATIVIALSTQSFGFFSNVCGFEETSKDVLPEARRKMYEESGRNPKVLLKHVD, encoded by the coding sequence ATGAGCAACGGCAACGGTTACGTCAGTCCTCCAACTCCCACGTCCGCCACGGCGACCACGATCAAGCCGACGGACCTCCGCGGAATTCTGAAGTACGTCCCGCGTTTCCAAGGCCAGATCTTCATCCTCGCGGTCGACGGCTCGATCGTCGCCGATGAGAACATCGGCAACCTGCTCGTCGACATCGCGGTCCTGCGCTCGCTCGGCATCAAGGTCGTGCTCGTGCACGGCATCGGCCAGCAGATCCAGGAGCTCTCGGTCGCCCGCAAGATTCCGATCACCAACACCGACGGCACCGGCGTCACCGATGCCGCCACGATGGATCTCGCCATCCGCGCGTCCTCCCGGGTCTCGCATGCGCTGATCGAAGGCCTGACGCAGAACGGCCTGAAGTGCGCCGTCACCAACGCGGTGCGCGCCCTGCCCACCGGCATCATCCGCGGCCAGGACCTGCAGTTCACCGCCAAGGTCGACCGCATCGACAAGGACTTCCTCCTCGAACTCATCGCCGGGCAGGTGGTGCCGGTCGTCTCGCCGGTCGCGTTCGCCCCGGACGGCAAGTCGCTCCGCATCAATTCCGACCTCCTCGCCGCCGAACTCGCCGAGGCGCTCCAGGCCACGAAGGTCATCTATCTGATGCCGCAGGCCGGGCTCGATATCGACGGCGACGTTCCGCGCGACATCTCCGTCGAGGCCCTGCGCAAGATCCTCGAGGACGCGCCGGACCGGATCAGCGAGAGCACCCGCAGCAAGGCCATCCACGCCATCAAGGCGATCGAGACCGGCACGCCGCGCGTGCACATGCTCGATGGCCGCATCTTCGACGGTCTGCTCAACGAGATCTTCTCCAACGAAGGCGTCGGCACCCTCGTCTACGGCAACGATTACCAGCAGATCCGCCGCGCACGGAAGGGCGACGTCCGGCTCATCTACAATCTCACGCGCAACGCCGTGCGCCGCGAGGAGCTGATCTACCGCACGCAGCAGGCCATCGAAAAGAACATCGACCAGTTCTTCGTCTTCGAGGTCGACGAGAACATCATCGCCTGCGTCACGCTCTACTTCTACCCGGACAAGCCGCACATGGCGGAGATCGGCTCACTCTATGTGATGCCGTTCTACCACAATCGCGGCATCGGCAAGAAGATGGTCGATTACGCCACGATGATCGCCAAGGACCGCGGCGCCACGATCGTCATCGCGCTCTCCACCCAGAGTTTCGGCTTCTTCAGCAACGTCTGCGGCTTCGAGGAAACGTCCAAGGACGTCCTCCCCGAGGCGCGCCGGAAAATGTACGAGGAAAGCGGCCGCAATCCGAAGGTGCTGTTAAAGCACGTCGATTGA
- a CDS encoding proline--tRNA ligase produces the protein MKLWSQYFIPTLKESPADAEIASHKLLVRAGLVRKLSGGLYTYLPLGQRVMQKVTQICREELDVAGAIELWMPHLHPAELWQQGPRWAAAREIMFRADTAGDGKRAPRDPEFVLGPTHEEVVTPLVKAEITSYRDLPKNFYQIATKFRNEIRPRYGLMRAREFVMMDSYSFDVDDEHAIKSYLKMKEAYERFFRRLGVQAIAVEADTGVMGGSFSHEFMVPAEVGDDDVIYNEASGYAANREKATSALVPKDLADAAPVGALEEFATPGVVTIAALEAAPYSVPGDKQFKTLVYIGDGKPFLVILRGCDDLEEAKLGALGFTLFRPATPEEIVPVMGAAPGSLGAIKGSIKNPAALAGVFADHAIRLIGNGVTGANKDGFHQRNVNVTRDLAITRFGDFRRVRPGEPDVKSGQPLQVRRGIEVGHIFKLGTKYSEKYNAVYTDDKKESHLMVMGCYGIGISRTMQAIIEQGHDADGIVWPWNVAPFQVLICVLDPQLPEAMELAKRLGAAAERAGADVLIDDRAERPGVKFKDADLIGIPLRLTIGGKGLKEGVIELKPRAKKEITKVPVAEAEARLAEVIAACRGQ, from the coding sequence ATGAAACTCTGGTCGCAGTACTTCATCCCGACGTTGAAAGAGAGCCCGGCCGACGCGGAGATCGCGTCCCACAAGCTGCTGGTGCGCGCCGGTCTGGTCCGAAAGCTGAGCGGCGGCCTGTACACGTATCTGCCGCTGGGGCAGCGGGTGATGCAGAAGGTGACCCAGATTTGCCGGGAGGAGCTCGATGTCGCCGGGGCGATCGAGCTGTGGATGCCGCACCTGCATCCGGCCGAGCTGTGGCAGCAGGGACCGCGCTGGGCGGCGGCGCGCGAGATCATGTTCCGGGCGGACACGGCAGGCGACGGCAAGCGCGCGCCGCGTGATCCTGAGTTTGTGCTGGGCCCGACGCACGAGGAGGTGGTGACGCCGCTGGTGAAGGCGGAAATCACGAGTTACCGCGACCTGCCGAAGAACTTTTACCAGATCGCCACGAAGTTCCGGAACGAGATCCGGCCGCGCTATGGCCTGATGCGGGCGCGCGAGTTCGTGATGATGGACTCGTACTCCTTCGACGTGGATGACGAGCACGCGATCAAGAGCTACCTGAAGATGAAGGAGGCGTACGAGCGCTTCTTCCGTCGGCTCGGCGTGCAGGCGATCGCCGTGGAGGCCGACACCGGCGTGATGGGCGGCAGCTTCTCGCATGAGTTCATGGTCCCGGCGGAAGTCGGCGACGACGACGTGATCTACAACGAGGCGAGCGGCTACGCGGCGAACCGCGAGAAGGCGACGAGCGCGCTCGTGCCGAAGGATCTCGCGGATGCGGCGCCGGTGGGGGCGCTCGAGGAGTTCGCGACGCCCGGCGTGGTGACCATCGCAGCGCTGGAGGCCGCGCCGTATTCGGTGCCTGGCGACAAGCAGTTCAAGACGCTGGTGTACATCGGCGACGGCAAGCCGTTCCTGGTGATCCTGCGCGGCTGCGATGACCTGGAGGAGGCGAAGCTCGGCGCGCTGGGCTTCACGCTGTTCCGGCCGGCGACACCGGAGGAAATTGTCCCGGTGATGGGCGCCGCGCCCGGCAGCCTCGGGGCGATCAAGGGTTCGATCAAGAACCCGGCGGCGCTCGCGGGCGTCTTCGCCGACCACGCGATCCGGCTCATTGGCAACGGGGTGACCGGTGCCAACAAGGACGGCTTCCACCAGCGCAACGTGAACGTCACGCGCGACCTTGCGATCACGCGCTTCGGCGATTTCCGCCGCGTGCGTCCGGGCGAGCCGGACGTGAAGTCGGGCCAGCCGCTGCAGGTGCGCCGCGGCATCGAGGTGGGCCACATCTTCAAGCTCGGGACGAAATATTCCGAGAAGTACAACGCGGTGTACACGGACGACAAAAAGGAGTCCCACCTGATGGTGATGGGCTGCTACGGCATCGGCATCAGCCGCACCATGCAGGCGATCATCGAGCAGGGGCATGATGCTGACGGCATCGTGTGGCCGTGGAATGTGGCGCCCTTCCAGGTGCTGATCTGCGTGCTGGACCCGCAGTTGCCGGAGGCGATGGAACTGGCGAAGCGGCTGGGCGCCGCGGCCGAGCGGGCGGGCGCGGATGTGCTGATCGACGATCGCGCGGAGCGTCCCGGTGTGAAATTCAAGGACGCCGACCTGATCGGCATCCCGCTGCGCCTGACCATCGGCGGCAAGGGCCTGAAGGAAGGCGTGATCGAGCTGAAGCCGCGCGCGAAGAAGGAAATCACCAAGGTTCCGGTCGCCGAAGCGGAGGCGCGCCTGGCCGAGGTCATTGCCGCGTGCCGCGGCCAGTGA
- the hemB gene encoding porphobilinogen synthase: MADSFQLNLVQRPRRLRRTASLRDMVRETILRPADFIAPLFVVEGREAPDEIKSMPGVFRLSITDLVKECRALQKLGVPAVALFPKLDPKLKDEEGTLALDEDALVLRAVRAVKKAVPELTILTDVALDPYTSHGHDGVLTPAQDDVENDRTVGILAKMAVLQAKAGVDLVAPSDMMDGRVGAIRQALDAAGYTGTGIMAYSAKFASAYYGPFRDAVGSSQAAGTRLLSKATYQLDPANRREAISEVLLDEAEGADIVMVKPAGMYLDIIRDVREVTRKPVAAYQISGEYAQIQAAARLGWLDLARCRHESLLAIKRAGADMILTYFAKDMAAELRK, from the coding sequence ATGGCTGACTCGTTCCAACTGAACCTCGTGCAACGTCCGCGTCGGCTCCGCCGAACGGCCAGTCTGCGGGACATGGTTCGGGAGACCATCCTGCGTCCGGCCGATTTCATTGCGCCGCTCTTTGTCGTCGAAGGGCGCGAAGCGCCGGACGAGATCAAGTCGATGCCCGGCGTGTTCCGGCTTTCGATCACCGATCTCGTGAAGGAATGCCGGGCGCTGCAGAAGCTGGGCGTGCCGGCGGTGGCGTTGTTCCCGAAGCTCGACCCGAAGTTGAAGGACGAGGAGGGCACGCTGGCGCTCGACGAGGACGCGCTCGTGCTGCGGGCGGTCCGCGCCGTGAAGAAAGCGGTGCCGGAGCTCACGATCCTGACGGACGTGGCGCTCGATCCATACACGTCGCACGGCCACGATGGCGTGCTCACGCCGGCCCAGGACGACGTGGAGAACGACCGCACGGTGGGCATTCTTGCGAAGATGGCGGTGCTGCAGGCGAAGGCGGGCGTCGATCTCGTGGCGCCGAGCGACATGATGGACGGCCGCGTGGGCGCGATCCGTCAGGCGCTGGATGCGGCCGGCTACACCGGCACCGGCATCATGGCGTATTCGGCTAAGTTTGCCTCGGCGTATTACGGCCCGTTCCGCGATGCGGTGGGCAGCTCGCAGGCTGCGGGCACCCGACTCCTGAGCAAGGCGACGTACCAGCTCGATCCGGCAAACCGCCGCGAAGCGATCTCCGAGGTGCTGCTCGACGAGGCGGAAGGCGCGGACATCGTCATGGTCAAGCCGGCGGGCATGTACCTGGACATCATCCGCGACGTGCGCGAAGTGACGCGGAAGCCGGTCGCGGCGTATCAGATCTCAGGTGAGTACGCACAGATCCAGGCTGCGGCCCGGCTGGGCTGGCTCGACTTGGCGCGGTGCCGCCACGAGTCGCTGCTCGCGATCAAGCGGGCGGGAGCCGACATGATCCTGACGTATTTCGCGAAGGACATGGCGGCGGAGCTGCGCAAGTAG